One window of the Clostridium sp. MB40-C1 genome contains the following:
- a CDS encoding alpha/beta-type small acid-soluble spore protein has protein sequence MANNNTGRNRTLIPEAKQGLNRFKMEVASELGMSNYDQMDKGNLPSRQNGYVGGTMVKKMVESYERNLSGK, from the coding sequence ATGGCAAATAATAATACAGGTAGAAATAGAACATTAATTCCAGAAGCAAAACAAGGATTGAACAGATTTAAAATGGAAGTTGCATCAGAATTAGGAATGTCAAATTATGATCAAATGGATAAAGGAAACTTACCTTCAAGACAAAATGGTTATGTAGGCGGAACAATGGTTAAAAAGATGGTTGAATCTTATGAAAGAAATTTAAGTGGTAAATAA
- a CDS encoding alpha/beta-type small acid-soluble spore protein, which yields MTNNNNNTGRNRTLIPEARQGLNRFKAEVASELGMANYEEMDKGNLPSRQNGYVGGTMVKKMVESYEQGLK from the coding sequence ATGACAAATAATAATAATAATACAGGTAGAAACAGAACTTTAATTCCAGAAGCAAGACAAGGTTTAAATAGATTTAAGGCAGAAGTTGCATCAGAATTAGGAATGGCAAACTATGAAGAAATGGATAAAGGAAACTTACCTTCAAGACAAAATGGTTATGTAGGCGGAACAATGGTTAAAAAGATGGTTGAATCATACGAACAAGGTTTGAAATAA
- a CDS encoding alpha/beta-type small acid-soluble spore protein produces the protein MAQKLVPEAKQGLNRFKMEIASELNVPFTDYNGNLSSRECGSVGGEMVKRMVEQYERNL, from the coding sequence ATGGCACAAAAATTAGTACCTGAAGCTAAACAAGGATTAAATAGATTTAAAATGGAAATAGCTAGTGAATTAAATGTTCCATTTACAGATTACAATGGAAACCTTTCTTCAAGAGAATGTGGTAGTGTTGGTGGAGAAATGGTTAAAAGAATGGTAGAACAATATGAAAGAAATCTATAA
- a CDS encoding PAS domain-containing sensor histidine kinase translates to MYDIYEDLPFGVIILNETNLDIEYLNKKFIHDFNMDKDKDYKNISDIKCLGIINNILLKCCTHKLCKNLKKININNKYFDFSINYKKDILEVFIYEITDYVNKEIKVREDSEKFLGISTEIKAKYDIIKNIRDIERQYLINLKDIINNISEGIVVLDKNKKFNFCNKSSLNITGLTLEEIKSIKEIIKYVEVVNYKEYGNDFEEVLNYFLKNSIELRNAVVKIRDDNNKCKCKYIMVNCDYIRNDKNRLVYIVISIKDITEIKLNEIMIKKQNLELERVTRMKDEFLNMISHELRTPLTVIYSSLQLANDIYDKEITPNIKKVLSRVNQNCSRLLKLINNTLDISKAESGFLELDYSDFDIIYVTENIVSSVNLYAKSKGIMLIFDTNIEECCVGLDKDKYEKIILNLLSNAIKFTPSGKNIWIIINIKQDKVSISIKDEGIGIDPDKIDKVFDRFSQINNSLCRGVQGTGLGLALVKKFVDIMDGEILVKSEKGKGTEFNVLFKGEILKGHLQIDCFEYEDNINDKVDIEFSDIIEQDT, encoded by the coding sequence ATGTATGATATCTATGAAGATTTACCTTTTGGTGTAATAATCTTGAATGAAACAAATCTTGATATAGAATATTTAAATAAAAAATTTATTCATGACTTTAATATGGATAAAGATAAAGATTATAAGAATATCAGTGATATTAAATGTTTAGGTATTATTAATAATATTTTATTGAAATGTTGTACTCATAAATTATGTAAAAATCTAAAAAAGATAAATATAAATAATAAGTATTTTGATTTTAGTATAAATTATAAGAAAGATATACTAGAAGTATTTATATATGAAATTACTGATTATGTTAATAAAGAAATTAAAGTAAGAGAAGATAGTGAAAAGTTTCTTGGAATTTCAACAGAGATAAAAGCTAAGTATGATATAATAAAAAACATTAGAGATATTGAAAGACAGTATCTCATAAATTTAAAAGATATAATAAATAACATATCAGAAGGCATAGTTGTATTAGATAAAAATAAAAAATTTAATTTTTGCAATAAGTCAAGTTTAAATATTACTGGACTTACATTAGAAGAAATTAAAAGTATAAAGGAAATAATAAAGTATGTAGAAGTAGTCAATTATAAAGAGTATGGAAATGATTTTGAGGAAGTGCTTAACTATTTTTTGAAAAACTCAATTGAATTAAGAAATGCAGTTGTTAAAATTAGGGATGATAACAATAAATGCAAGTGTAAATACATAATGGTTAATTGTGATTATATTAGGAATGATAAAAATAGATTAGTATACATAGTAATATCTATAAAAGACATTACAGAAATAAAACTTAATGAAATTATGATAAAAAAACAAAATTTAGAATTAGAAAGAGTTACTAGAATGAAAGATGAATTTTTAAATATGATATCTCATGAACTTAGAACTCCACTTACAGTAATTTATTCCTCGCTACAATTAGCTAATGACATTTATGATAAAGAAATAACTCCCAACATAAAAAAAGTATTGTCACGAGTAAATCAAAATTGTAGTAGACTATTAAAGCTAATAAACAATACTCTTGATATATCAAAAGCAGAATCGGGGTTTTTAGAATTAGATTATTCTGATTTTGATATAATTTATGTCACTGAGAATATTGTATCTTCTGTTAATTTATATGCTAAAAGTAAAGGTATAATGTTGATTTTTGACACTAACATAGAAGAATGTTGCGTAGGGCTGGATAAGGATAAGTATGAAAAAATCATATTGAATTTACTTTCAAATGCAATAAAATTCACACCTTCTGGAAAAAACATTTGGATAATAATTAATATTAAACAAGATAAAGTATCAATAAGTATTAAAGATGAGGGTATAGGCATTGATCCAGATAAAATAGACAAAGTTTTTGATAGGTTTTCTCAAATAAATAATTCATTATGTAGAGGGGTACAAGGAACTGGTTTAGGATTAGCTTTGGTAAAAAAATTTGTTGATATTATGGATGGAGAAATATTAGTAAAAAGTGAGAAAGGAAAAGGTACAGAATTTAATGTGCTATTTAAAGGAGAGATTTTAAAAGGTCATTTACAAATTGATTGCTTTGAGTATGAAGATAACATAAATGATAAAGTAGATATAGAATTTTCAGATATAATAGAACAAGACACATAA
- the recJ gene encoding single-stranded-DNA-specific exonuclease RecJ — protein MRTEWRLKVTNCDIDKISKEAKISKSIAKILVNRGIRDIEEIKKFMNCSLHDMYDPFLMKDMDKGTDIIIDAIEEGQKIVIYGDYDADGVTSTFILYKALLELEANVEYYIPDREAEGYGMSINRIKILKEEGAEVILTCDNGISAIEEVSFAKNLGMKVVVTDHHELSFLEDEGKREYTIPEADAVINPKQEDCKYPFKLLCGAGIAFKFVQALYMKLGIEEEQAYRFIEIAGIGTICDVVDLIGENRIIAKNALKMISKSKNIGLNALMNVLGINDKQVKSYHIGFMIGPCINATGRLDTAALSVKLLACNDEEEAMNLAKTLDQLNKTRQDMTLKNVEEIIDYVENSDLKKDKVLVVYKKDVHESIAGIVAGKVREKFNVPTIIITKGKDMPKGSGRSIEEYNLFEELIKCKDLLGKFGGHPMAAGLSIKEENIERLRKRLNENCTLTDKDLIPKIKIDKRIHLSEVGFHLIEQIEELEPFGKGNPTPFFAEKNVKIRDIRILGKNQNTLKLICSVDNNRNLDAICFNKVEEFKQILKIKYGTQYEKILMKPNGIQVDLIFSPTINEFNGNKKEQLRIKDFRLSN, from the coding sequence ATGAGGACAGAATGGAGACTTAAAGTTACTAATTGTGATATTGATAAGATATCTAAAGAAGCTAAGATCAGTAAAAGTATTGCAAAGATTTTAGTTAATAGAGGAATTAGAGATATAGAAGAAATAAAAAAATTTATGAATTGTAGCTTACATGATATGTACGATCCTTTCTTAATGAAGGATATGGATAAAGGCACAGATATTATTATAGATGCTATAGAAGAAGGACAAAAGATAGTTATATATGGGGATTACGATGCGGATGGAGTTACTAGCACCTTTATTTTATATAAAGCTTTATTAGAATTAGAAGCAAATGTAGAATATTACATACCAGACAGAGAAGCAGAAGGATATGGTATGAGCATTAATAGAATTAAAATTTTAAAAGAAGAAGGAGCAGAGGTTATTTTAACCTGTGACAATGGTATAAGTGCTATTGAGGAAGTAAGTTTTGCAAAAAATCTTGGTATGAAGGTAGTTGTTACAGATCACCATGAACTTTCTTTTTTAGAAGATGAGGGAAAAAGAGAATATACTATTCCTGAGGCTGATGCTGTAATTAATCCCAAACAAGAAGATTGCAAATATCCTTTTAAATTATTATGTGGAGCAGGAATAGCTTTTAAATTTGTACAGGCATTATATATGAAATTGGGAATTGAAGAAGAACAGGCATATAGATTTATAGAAATAGCAGGAATAGGTACAATTTGCGATGTAGTTGACTTAATTGGAGAAAATAGAATTATTGCAAAAAATGCTTTAAAGATGATATCAAAAAGCAAAAACATAGGATTAAACGCTTTAATGAATGTATTAGGCATAAATGATAAACAAGTAAAATCTTATCACATTGGATTTATGATAGGACCATGTATTAATGCCACAGGAAGATTAGACACAGCAGCTTTGTCTGTTAAGTTATTAGCTTGTAATGATGAAGAGGAAGCAATGAATTTAGCCAAAACATTAGACCAGTTGAATAAGACTAGACAGGATATGACATTAAAAAATGTGGAAGAAATTATTGATTATGTAGAAAATTCTGATTTGAAAAAAGATAAAGTTTTAGTTGTTTATAAAAAAGATGTACATGAAAGTATTGCCGGAATTGTTGCAGGGAAGGTAAGAGAAAAATTTAACGTACCAACAATAATAATTACAAAGGGAAAAGATATGCCAAAGGGATCGGGGCGTTCTATAGAAGAATATAATTTATTTGAAGAATTAATTAAATGCAAAGATTTATTGGGCAAATTCGGAGGTCATCCTATGGCAGCCGGGTTGTCTATAAAAGAAGAAAATATTGAAAGATTAAGGAAAAGATTAAATGAAAATTGTACCCTTACAGATAAAGATTTAATACCAAAGATAAAAATAGATAAAAGAATACATTTAAGTGAAGTTGGTTTTCATTTAATAGAGCAAATAGAAGAACTTGAACCTTTTGGAAAAGGTAATCCAACTCCATTTTTTGCAGAAAAAAATGTAAAAATACGTGATATACGGATACTTGGAAAAAATCAGAATACTTTAAAATTGATTTGTTCAGTAGACAATAATAGAAATTTAGATGCTATATGTTTTAATAAGGTTGAAGAGTTTAAACAAATTTTAAAGATTAAATATGGTACACAGTATGAAAAAATATTAATGAAACCTAATGGGATTCAGGTAGATTTGATTTTCTCTCCAACGATAAATGAATTTAATGGAAATAAAAAAGAACAATTAAGAATTAAAGATTTTAGACTTTCTAATTGA
- a CDS encoding TIM barrel protein: MNKLLFGISGLPIGKDNMKFNYKLGIEYLKSIGLDAMELPFVRSVNVTEKNYKEILDTKFENDFYLSAHGSYFINLNADEEEKQEKSLERIIKGAEALKKVKGRSLIFHPGFYLKDSKEETFETIKNNLLKLPDFGVDYRLETTGKGTQFGSLEENVKLCKEVPTCKLCIDFSHIHARYNGSLKTYDDFAKILDYVACELGESALEDMHIHISGINYTEKGERNHLPFEESDFNYKSCMESFVKFNIKGCIICESPILENDALVLKKYYESL, translated from the coding sequence ATGAATAAACTATTATTTGGAATATCCGGTCTTCCCATTGGAAAAGATAATATGAAATTTAATTATAAATTGGGAATTGAATATCTAAAATCAATTGGATTAGATGCTATGGAACTCCCCTTCGTTCGTTCTGTAAATGTAACAGAAAAGAACTATAAGGAAATCTTAGATACAAAATTTGAAAATGACTTCTACCTATCTGCCCATGGATCTTATTTTATAAATCTTAATGCAGATGAAGAAGAAAAACAAGAAAAATCTTTAGAAAGAATTATTAAAGGAGCAGAGGCATTAAAAAAAGTTAAAGGAAGAAGTTTAATATTTCACCCTGGGTTCTATTTAAAAGACTCTAAGGAGGAAACCTTTGAAACAATAAAAAATAATCTTTTAAAACTTCCTGATTTCGGAGTAGATTATCGGTTAGAAACCACAGGAAAAGGAACTCAATTTGGCTCCCTAGAAGAAAACGTAAAACTCTGCAAAGAAGTCCCTACCTGTAAATTATGTATAGATTTTTCACATATTCATGCAAGATATAATGGTTCACTAAAAACATATGATGATTTTGCTAAAATACTTGATTATGTAGCTTGTGAACTAGGAGAATCTGCTTTAGAAGATATGCATATCCATATCTCAGGAATAAATTATACTGAAAAAGGTGAAAGAAACCACCTTCCTTTTGAAGAAAGTGACTTTAACTATAAATCTTGTATGGAATCCTTTGTAAAGTTTAACATTAAAGGATGTATAATTTGCGAAAGTCCTATTTTAGAGAATGATGCACTAGTTTTAAAGAAATATTACGAATCACTTTAA
- a CDS encoding flavin reductase family protein, with the protein MTKKTFKGSAMLNPVPCVLVTSQNKEGKINVFTVAWVGTACTKPPMITIAVRPERLSHEYIKQTKEFALNLPSKDMVKTVDFCGVRSGKTTDKIKDCKLNLAPSENINTPYIEDCPVALECKLKQIIPLGTHDLFLAEILSVHVEEDLIDEKNKIHYEKANLLCYSHGEYFGLSKNTLGSFGFSVRKKRKKR; encoded by the coding sequence ATGACTAAAAAAACCTTTAAGGGAAGTGCAATGTTAAATCCAGTCCCTTGTGTACTAGTTACATCTCAAAATAAAGAAGGAAAAATTAATGTGTTTACCGTAGCCTGGGTGGGAACTGCATGTACAAAGCCCCCTATGATTACTATAGCAGTTAGACCAGAAAGACTTTCTCATGAATATATAAAACAAACAAAAGAATTTGCTTTAAATCTTCCAAGTAAAGATATGGTTAAAACTGTTGATTTTTGTGGAGTACGCTCAGGTAAAACTACTGATAAGATAAAAGATTGTAAGTTGAACTTAGCCCCTAGTGAAAATATAAATACTCCATATATAGAAGATTGTCCTGTTGCTTTAGAGTGTAAATTAAAACAAATTATTCCTTTGGGAACTCATGACTTATTTTTAGCAGAAATTTTATCCGTACATGTAGAAGAAGATTTGATAGATGAAAAAAATAAAATCCATTATGAAAAAGCAAACCTACTTTGTTACTCTCATGGAGAATATTTTGGTCTTTCTAAAAACACTCTCGGAAGCTTTGGATTTTCAGTACGAAAAAAAAGGAAAAAACGATAA
- a CDS encoding DUF5050 domain-containing protein — translation MKLKGIIVSVIVLFFSTIGFFQLKSYGYFENPNSKIGSTTGNIYNGGNVGEDKDYIYYSNYDANGELHKMNKKTKKITKICDDVPRYINVLEGYIYYSNLKDGEKIYKIKINGEEHEKLGSSSAEYIRVKGEYIYYSNVDDENSLYKMSIYGKNNRKILNENVHLFNIVNDKIYYLKKDALYSTSANGNFKKRIYRPNKLVDYVSLKEDVQIHGDSIYFSNNGHESKDKFLCKADMKKFKVERLTDENVKDINIYGEYIYYINEFDGDSLYTIKVDGSNRKKIKEGPISNINIVGDYIFCFKDVHNEIYRMNMLNGQKQKISKSSPSSAYIYNRNVIYTTDIKKDKRRGNLNVIDINGKREKMLSYVEDGWQKITSIDKEWIYFIENTEKEDKVTKKFFRAKLDGSKEQEIIKNLGNFNGKVKDEYLYTIENTKNNTFALFKEKIGTNKKERIWENTDESLKRLYSGANIIINEVTKEWIYYSINYEIKDSKISSDLYRCKLNGETNELVSKDNITNLLEYDGSLYYSTLSQKGTLYRMNLDGDKKVKVLDGKIDDVYLLTIKDGWIYYKSGRDGNRLYKIRINGQEKQRIFNDRNIDFIGVEGEYIYYEYALKDGKQYIIKSNEI, via the coding sequence ATGAAACTTAAAGGGATTATAGTTTCAGTAATTGTTTTATTCTTTTCTACTATTGGATTTTTTCAATTAAAATCTTATGGGTATTTTGAAAACCCCAATTCCAAAATTGGAAGCACTACAGGAAATATATATAATGGGGGCAATGTTGGAGAAGATAAAGATTATATATATTATAGTAATTATGATGCAAATGGTGAATTACACAAAATGAATAAAAAAACTAAAAAAATCACAAAGATATGTGATGATGTGCCAAGATATATAAATGTTTTAGAGGGATATATATATTACTCAAATTTAAAGGATGGAGAGAAAATTTACAAAATAAAAATAAATGGTGAAGAACACGAAAAATTAGGAAGTTCAAGTGCTGAGTACATTAGGGTTAAAGGAGAGTATATATACTATAGTAATGTAGATGATGAAAATTCTTTATATAAAATGAGTATATATGGTAAAAATAATAGAAAAATACTAAACGAGAATGTACATCTATTTAATATTGTAAATGATAAAATTTATTATTTAAAAAAAGATGCACTTTATTCTACAAGTGCAAATGGAAATTTTAAGAAAAGAATATATAGACCTAATAAGCTTGTAGATTACGTTTCATTAAAAGAAGATGTTCAAATACATGGAGATAGTATTTATTTTTCTAATAATGGACATGAAAGTAAAGATAAATTTTTATGTAAAGCAGATATGAAAAAATTTAAAGTAGAAAGACTAACTGACGAGAATGTAAAAGATATAAATATCTACGGGGAATATATATATTATATAAATGAGTTTGATGGAGATTCACTTTATACAATAAAAGTTGATGGATCAAATAGAAAAAAAATAAAAGAGGGGCCTATAAGTAATATTAATATAGTTGGAGATTATATATTTTGTTTTAAAGATGTTCATAATGAAATTTATAGAATGAATATGTTAAATGGACAGAAACAGAAGATAAGTAAATCTAGTCCAAGTAGTGCATATATATATAATAGGAATGTAATCTATACTACGGATATTAAAAAAGATAAGCGAAGAGGAAACTTAAATGTAATTGATATAAATGGTAAAAGAGAAAAAATGCTCTCCTATGTAGAAGACGGGTGGCAAAAGATCACAAGCATAGATAAAGAATGGATATATTTTATAGAGAATACTGAAAAAGAGGATAAGGTAACAAAGAAATTCTTTAGAGCTAAACTAGATGGAAGTAAAGAACAAGAAATCATAAAGAATTTAGGTAATTTTAATGGTAAAGTAAAAGATGAGTATTTATATACTATAGAAAATACAAAAAATAATACTTTTGCTTTATTTAAAGAAAAAATAGGAACAAATAAGAAAGAAAGAATATGGGAAAATACAGATGAATCTTTAAAAAGATTGTACTCTGGTGCTAATATAATTATTAATGAGGTCACTAAAGAGTGGATATACTATTCTATAAATTATGAAATTAAAGATTCAAAAATATCAAGTGATTTATATAGATGCAAATTAAATGGAGAAACTAATGAGTTAGTTAGCAAAGACAACATTACTAATTTATTAGAATACGATGGAAGTCTTTATTATAGTACTTTGTCTCAAAAAGGTACTCTATATCGTATGAATTTAGATGGAGACAAAAAAGTTAAAGTATTAGATGGAAAAATTGATGATGTATATTTGTTAACTATTAAAGATGGGTGGATATACTATAAATCAGGAAGAGATGGCAATAGATTATATAAGATAAGGATAAATGGACAGGAAAAGCAAAGAATATTTAATGATAGAAACATTGACTTTATAGGAGTTGAAGGAGAGTATATTTACTATGAGTATGCTTTAAAGGATGGCAAGCAATACATTATAAAAAGTAATGAAATTTAA
- a CDS encoding metal-sensing transcriptional repressor, with translation MNNEKKKAEQYLKTAKGQIEGIIRMIDDGRYCVDISNQIIAVEALLKKANSQILKQHLNHCVRDAFLHDKGEEKVDEIMTILDKLMK, from the coding sequence ATGAACAATGAAAAAAAGAAAGCGGAGCAATACTTAAAAACTGCTAAAGGACAAATAGAAGGAATAATAAGAATGATAGATGATGGCAGATACTGTGTAGACATATCTAATCAGATAATTGCAGTTGAAGCTTTATTAAAAAAAGCTAACTCACAAATTCTTAAACAACACTTAAATCATTGTGTTAGAGATGCTTTTTTACATGATAAAGGTGAAGAAAAAGTTGATGAGATTATGACTATTTTAGATAAACTGATGAAATAA
- a CDS encoding lactate utilization protein, producing MDKNTSFVIEKRVERTIENLKKNNMNGYFVENEKEALDKIKNLIKEGDTISVGGSMTLSEIGALDLIRSDKYNFLDRYKDGLTKEDIKEIYRKSFFADAYLSSSNAITEKGELYNVDGTGNRVAAMLYGPDKVIVVVGVNKIVKNVDEAINRNRELAAPANCKRLNKKTPCSEVGYCMDCASSDRICNEYILIKRQSSNERIHVIIVNKELGY from the coding sequence ATGGATAAAAACACAAGTTTTGTTATTGAAAAAAGAGTTGAGAGAACTATTGAGAATTTAAAGAAAAATAATATGAATGGTTACTTTGTTGAAAATGAAAAAGAAGCTTTAGATAAGATTAAGAATCTTATAAAAGAAGGGGATACAATATCTGTTGGTGGTTCAATGACACTTTCTGAAATAGGTGCTTTGGATTTGATTAGAAGTGATAAATATAATTTTTTAGATAGATATAAGGATGGATTAACTAAAGAAGATATAAAAGAGATATATAGAAAGAGTTTCTTTGCAGATGCATATTTGTCAAGTAGTAATGCAATTACAGAAAAAGGAGAATTGTACAATGTAGATGGAACTGGAAATAGAGTAGCAGCTATGCTTTATGGACCTGACAAAGTTATTGTGGTTGTAGGAGTAAACAAAATAGTTAAAAATGTAGATGAAGCAATTAATAGAAATAGAGAGTTAGCAGCTCCTGCTAATTGCAAGAGATTAAATAAGAAGACCCCCTGTTCAGAGGTAGGTTATTGTATGGATTGTGCTAGTTCGGATAGAATATGTAATGAATATATACTTATAAAAAGACAATCCTCTAATGAAAGAATTCATGTAATAATAGTAAACAAGGAGTTGGGATATTAA
- a CDS encoding pitrilysin family protein, with amino-acid sequence MIEYKMKNGINVQYIKRSGNITSFCIGFNAGALVEDDKELGLAHVVEHMVFKGTENRTEEEINKSCDEIFGFHNAMTNYPYVIYYGTSMSSDFEEGFETYSDIILNPLFNEEGFKEEKAVILEELKEWKDDTYQNCEDELFYNSFNKRRIKNLIIGTEKSIKSFTVADIKNFYKKHYSPMNCVISVVSSLEFREIKKIIEKYFDEFENDYIYDESKYYESNNEGVFYKIIKGLNGAKVQYCFSIHELNDEEVKLLKIFNHKFGEGISSILYDEIRTKYGLVYDISSSIKNEKGIKLFTIRLGTSNDNVDKVIKIINKKIEEIKDGTQLLNMQSINKIIKNINLKRELSLERSIELAKNLTTHKIMYNSVEAIFSEFDNVKIEENKILSIVKKVLNSPSIQVLTPQEKVLVNNKDC; translated from the coding sequence TTGATAGAATATAAAATGAAAAATGGTATAAATGTTCAATACATAAAGAGAAGTGGGAACATAACATCATTTTGTATAGGCTTTAATGCGGGGGCATTAGTAGAAGATGACAAAGAATTAGGACTAGCTCATGTGGTAGAACATATGGTTTTTAAAGGAACAGAAAATAGAACGGAAGAAGAAATTAATAAGTCCTGTGATGAAATATTTGGTTTTCATAATGCTATGACAAACTATCCATATGTTATTTATTATGGGACCAGTATGTCTTCTGATTTTGAAGAAGGATTTGAGACATATTCGGATATAATTTTAAATCCGCTTTTTAATGAGGAAGGATTTAAGGAGGAAAAAGCAGTAATACTTGAAGAACTTAAAGAATGGAAAGATGACACTTATCAGAACTGTGAAGATGAACTTTTCTATAATTCCTTTAATAAAAGAAGAATTAAAAATCTAATAATTGGTACTGAAAAAAGTATAAAAAGTTTTACTGTAGCAGACATAAAAAATTTTTATAAAAAACATTATTCTCCAATGAATTGTGTTATTAGCGTAGTCTCCTCTTTAGAATTTAGAGAAATTAAAAAGATAATAGAAAAGTATTTTGATGAATTTGAAAATGACTATATTTATGATGAAAGCAAATATTATGAATCTAATAATGAAGGGGTTTTTTATAAGATAATAAAAGGGTTAAATGGAGCTAAAGTGCAATATTGTTTTTCTATCCATGAGTTAAATGATGAAGAAGTAAAATTATTAAAAATATTTAATCATAAATTTGGTGAAGGTATAAGTAGTATTTTGTATGATGAAATAAGGACAAAATATGGTTTAGTATATGATATTTCGAGCAGCATAAAAAATGAAAAAGGAATAAAACTATTTACTATTAGGTTAGGAACATCTAATGATAATGTAGATAAAGTTATAAAAATAATAAATAAGAAAATAGAAGAAATAAAAGATGGAACACAACTTTTAAATATGCAAAGTATAAATAAGATCATAAAAAATATTAATTTAAAAAGAGAACTCAGTTTGGAAAGATCTATTGAGTTAGCTAAGAACTTAACGACGCATAAAATAATGTATAATTCAGTAGAAGCTATATTTAGTGAATTTGATAATGTTAAAATAGAAGAAAATAAAATTTTAAGCATTGTTAAAAAAGTATTAAATTCGCCAAGTATACAAGTCTTAACACCACAGGAAAAGGTTTTAGTTAATAATAAAGATTGTTAA